CGAGCCGCGGTTGAGCGCGGAGACCTGGCGTACGCCGCCTCCCTGTGCGAGCGCACCTCGGGTGCGGTGGCCGCGGTCATGGCGACGGGCCTGCGCGGGGCCTGGCAGGGGCGCGACGTCACCCGCGCCATGGAGGAGCAAGCCCTTGCCGAACTGCCGCAGATCAACCGGCGGCTGTCGGTGCTCGACACCGTGATCACACTGGCTCCGCTGCTGGGACTGCTCGGCACCGTAACCGGAATGATTCGCTCCTTCCATATCGTCTCGCTGGTCGGCATGAGCCACCCCAC
The Armatimonadota bacterium DNA segment above includes these coding regions:
- a CDS encoding MotA/TolQ/ExbB proton channel family protein; this translates as MLDFLRTLTMGGPVMVPLAVCSLVSIAVIIERACFYRRASADTQALTQQVRAAVERGDLAYAASLCERTSGAVAAVMATGLRGAWQGRDVTRAMEEQALAELPQINRRLSVLDTVITLAPLLGLLGTVTGMIRSFHIVSLVGMSHPT